Below is a genomic region from Gopherus flavomarginatus isolate rGopFla2 chromosome 9, rGopFla2.mat.asm, whole genome shotgun sequence.
CTTTCATGGGATCTTACTTTTGTGATGTGTTCGAACTGGATCTCAACTCTGTGCATCTGCCTCTAGCCTTTCTGCAAAAGGAGCTTTATGGATCTTACTTGCGAACATGTGTGCAAATGAGAACAAATGGCACGACGGTTAAGATTGCATTTTGCAGCCCAAAGAAGCAACACTGATCCATTATCAGAAATCTCTGGAGATGGTTTGGATGGTAACGTTCTTGTGTATTTCCAAAGACCTTCACAGAATTCTGCACCTGATGTTATACAAATTAAGGTGACTCCCAGGCAAGCTGTCTTTCCAACGGTAATGCAGAAAATAATTAATCAACAGCAGCATTCAACTGTTTCTTcattgcaaaagaaaaacaaaaagagcGCCTCACTGCAGATTTCCCTGCAGTCTAGAAGGTATAGTGACTGTTTTCAATCTGATACAGTAGTTGCTAGTGAAGACACTTTCATCAGTGTTGGTAATGAAGGAAATGCTTGTAACAGGAATATGGCTGATTACAGATCTAATGTGCTAAACAGTAGCAGCCATTTGAGCAATGCTACCATGTGCACTGGCAATCTTGACGGTATTGCAGCGAATAACAGTGGATCCTTCAGTAGCACTGGCAGGGACTATGAATCGTGTACAGGTATCACTAGTGATGGAGGCTCATACAGCAACAGTATAATCAGTGACAGTAGTAGTTGCACTCTTTCCACTGGTGGTAATATCTGTAGCAGTATTGTATATAGTACTTCTTCATATAGAAGCACAGCAAACAAATGTAATTCCTATAGGAACAATATATATGAGGAAAATTTATGTAGAAGTAAAAATACTACTTTTGATCAAGATGGTTTGGAACAAGTGAAATTGCCAGTGAGGAGGAAAACTAAAATTCCACTACAACGTTTTTCATCTTTGGTCATCTTTCCTAGGAGTCCTTCCACTAACCCACCAACTTCTCCAACATGCTTGGGTCCTCTACCAAGCAGGGGATCTTATCAAACATCACATCAGTTCATTATTTCTCCTACTGAACTGGCACAAAATGAAGATCAAACAACTTCTTCTAAAGGGTTCCTTTCAACAGCAATCAATGGACTTCGACTATCTAAAACCATTTGCTCTCCTGGTGAAACTAGAGACATTAGACCATTTTACTTGAATAGTGCATTACAGGACAAAAATCAGGCTGCAAGTAGTGGTGAGCAGACAACGTGTAAAAAAATATCCAACAGCTTCCCTTGTATTTCAGTTCATTTCACTCAGCAAAGAGAATCTGCATCAAGGGATGAAATGGTTAATGGTTGCTACAGTCCAGAGTTATCAGAAAAGGAATTAAATTTGTACTCTGATGCAAAGTACCCTAATTTAAAACTGATACGTAGCACATCTGCATGTTTGCCCTCAAAAAAACATTCTGAGTATCAGATTCTTATAAACGAATTAGAAAGACCAAATACACAAATGAGGACAACCCACCATATTCTGCAAAGAAGTGTTTCATTAGAAGGATCTTGTCAAAAAGTTTCTTGCCGTTTATCCAGTCTTAAATACAAGTGTCCTAAGGCAGAGACATCCCAGTTGCACATACAGTTCACACCTGGAAATGAAGGAAAAACTCGTGGCTTTCCAAAAAATGCTAGTATCTGCAAAAGGGAATCAAGTAGTACTTTGTGGAGGCCCCACaaggtgaggttttttttttcctttgagaaaAACTAACACTGTAAATCCTTTGCCAGTGGATCTGAAGTAATAGAATGATTAGCCTTTGATCAAAGCATAAATATAAGACATTTATAAATGTTACAATTATGTTAATTTATTGAAACATTTTTGCAATATTATAAATGGGGTGGGGAtgtgagagaatttttttttttttttaaatctcttttggtCTTTCCTAGAGTCTAGTTTCCTTTTTGGTCAAAATTCTCAGTCAAGCACCTGAACTTCAAATATTAATTCAGAATCATAACTGATTCATTTACATGCAGATAAATGGTTTACCTTATTATATAGTCTACATATTGAAGTTCTGCTCGACTTAATCAAATTTGAGCTAAAACTTCAACTGTATAGCATAATCCACAACAgaattatattttgctgaaatatCCATGTTTTAAAATGCCCAAGAATGAATAGGTTACTTTATAAACTTTGATTTACTTtatataagtttttttttaatgtttttgccGTAACTTGCTGTGTGTAGAGAATTAATTGTAAGTAGGTTTTGAGTAGAGCAACTGTAAAATACCATTTGTATCTGTATACACCCTGAGCCACAGGAATTTTAAGCGTTTCCTCCTCTTTTTATTCTAGCCACTAGTTCAGCCCAAGCTTTACACTGTAACTTAATATTTTTCCAACAACATTGCTGTTCAAATTAGTTCGAGTTTAGTAGTCTTAACTTTTTTAAGTAATAAAACTCCTTTTGAACTTAACTTGAGAAATTTGTCTCTCTTGTGTTAACTAGTGATGCAATTTATATTTGTTAATAATGACAGTCAAAGCCACAAGAAAAGTAGGTTTATAAACTTGTTTAAATGATCTTTTGTTCTTGAAAGTCATTCTGAAATTCTTGCAAAATGTCAGACTTGCATAGTGCTCTAAATTATGAATAAAAATGGACAACAATGCCACAACTAGGCATTTTTACAAACATTATTAAAGTTTTAAGTGCACACTAACTTAGTGAAGTGACATTTCTACTATTTTACCACCTTGCTGATACAAATGAAAGGGGAGTTGCAAGTGGTCTGTAGTTAAACTAATCTGGAGAGTTGCTGTAGTATTACCTCGAAGTGCTATCCTGCAGATTTTAGTTCTTTAAGTGAAAGTATTGCCTGACTagggtttgtttattttctttattaaaatcACTGTCTCAGtaccttttttatttaaaaaaataacaacaacaaaaaacaaaacaaaaaaacctcttaaAATATTGGTCTGAATTTTAAACTTTGACAGAAAAATCATTGCAGTGGATCATAAGTTATCAGCATGTATTCTTTGGAGTATGTACTTTTGGAAAAAAGGCTGTACTAGATTGTCCTGGAAAACTTTAACTCAGTAAGCGAACTCTTACTTAAATTGCAGTGGTATTGTGGTTGTGAAATATTCCCTAATATGTAGAAAACCAAGTAGTCTGAACCTGCTCATTATAGAAAGTCCATTAAGAAGATGAAAAACTGTTTAATCATAGTGCTTTAAAGTGCTTCTCATGGTTTTCCACTTACAGCTGTTGTGCTGTTAATGTCACTTGTCTAAAAATGTAAAGCAAATTAAATTGttgcaaattcaaattagaagcCCAGCCCGTGAAAACAAATGCTTGAGTAAAAATTCCAGGCAAACTTCAGTCTTCTAAAGGAAATAATTTTGAAATTGAGTTT
It encodes:
- the NEDD4 gene encoding E3 ubiquitin-protein ligase NEDD4 isoform X2 yields the protein MARRLRLHFAAQRSNTDPLSEISGDGLDGNVLVYFQRPSQNSAPDVIQIKVTPRQAVFPTVMQKIINQQQHSTVSSLQKKNKKSASLQISLQSRRYSDCFQSDTVVASEDTFISVGNEGNACNRNMADYRSNVLNSSSHLSNATMCTGNLDGIAANNSGSFSSTGRDYESCTGITSDGGSYSNSIISDSSSCTLSTGGNICSSIVYSTSSYRSTANKCNSYRNNIYEENLCRSKNTTFDQDGLEQVKLPVRRKTKIPLQRFSSLVIFPRSPSTNPPTSPTCLGPLPSRGSYQTSHQFIISPTELAQNEDQTTSSKGFLSTAINGLRLSKTICSPGETRDIRPFYLNSALQDKNQAASSGEQTTCKKISNSFPCISVHFTQQRESASRDEMVNGCYSPELSEKELNLYSDAKYPNLKLIRSTSACLPSKKHSEYQILINELERPNTQMRTTHHILQRSVSLEGSCQKVSCRLSSLKYKCPKAETSQLHIQFTPGNEGKTRGFPKNASICKRESSSTLWRPHKTRDDFLGQVDVPLHQLPTENPNMERPYTFKDFILHPRSHKSRVKGHLRLKMTYLPKNNGSEEENTEQVEDLEPGWIILDQPDAACQQQQESPPLPPGWEERQDILGRTYYVNHESRRTQWKRPTAQDNLADVDNGNIHLEAQHAFTHRRQITEEAENLDNRDSPESWEVITEDEATMYSNQNLQTLLPQSSSDMQSHLAEELNIRLTISGSPVTGQSTSCSNHSSRRGNLQTYRVEEQPALPVLLSTSSGLPPGWEERQDEKGRSYYIDHNSRTTTWVKPVVQTTIETSQLSTVQSAPTGRQPQTSSDSSEQSSNQQPEVDQGFLPKGWEVRHAPNGRPFFIDHNTKTTTWEDPRLKIPAHLRKKTSLDPVDLGPLPPGWEERTHTDGRIFYINHNTKKTQWEDPRLQNVAISGP